From Methanobrevibacter ruminantium:
TGGACTGACTTTAGCACCAAATGCTAAAAACACCACATACACCCTTAGGATTTCAAAAATCCAAATCACAAAGGACAATGGGAGTGCATAATATAAGATGGATTTATCTCTAAGCAATGCATTCATTCTAGCTTGGAAAGTTTTAACTGCCTCAATAATTCTTTTTTCATTGCTTTCATTGAATTTCTTATAGAACCTGCTAACGATTTTAATAATCCATGAAGTGAGTTTTACACCAAAAGCTTCATTGATACATACATAAAGCAATAAAATAACCCCTACTGTGATTAGAGTGACCATAATCACCAGGAAAGCAATCAATTTAATATCCAATGAAAAAGTAAAGATTATTCCAATGATTGTTAATATAGCAAGTAAAACAAATGGAAATGTATCTAATGCCCTATCTGCAATAACGGTAGCAAAAGCATCTTCAAATTTAAAATGACCCTCTTTTGCCAAAAGATAAGCCCTTACAGGTTCTCCACCACCACGACCACTTGGAGTGATGTTGTTTACAGCCAAGCTAACTAAAACCATAGGAAGTGATTTTTTTATTCCCAGATTCATATTAGCTGTCTTGTTGATGATGTTCCATCTCCATGTGTATAAAAAATAAGTAAAGATCTGTATAGCAATAGCTAATAAAACAAGCCATAAATTCGATAGTTTAAGTGCTTCAATGACTTCATCTATACCAATGAAGTACAGCATAACACCCATTATTGCCAAACCGAATAATAAGAATATCAAGACTTTCTTGTTTTTCATTTTATCAACTACTGCTACTTTAATTATAGAAAATCATTTTGAAAAATTTGTAGATTAAATGATAAAAATAATCTCAACAATAAAATATTTAACAAATCTTTTATTTAAAATTATATATTTAACTTGGTATAGTTTGTTAGTATAAAAACAAAATAAAAAAAATCAGCACCCTAACCCTGTATAGTTTGCATATATAAAAACTAAACTATAATAATATTTAAATATGCAAAAGTATAATCCATATTTGTATGAAAAGGAAATATATCACTAAAGCGGATTTGTTGGTTGTACTCCATTATTTAGGATACATTATGCAAGGATTAGGTGTTGTTTTATTAGCCCCCATACTAGTTGCATTAATCTACGGAGAGTACATTAAAGTTAGCGCTTTTTTAATTCCTTGCTTTATCTCATTCTTTTTGGGAACTGCTTTCACTAAAAAATTCTCAAATTACAACAAGCTTAGACTAAAGCATGGAATGTTGATATCATCCTTTGCATGGCTATGGGCTTCATTGATTGGAGCTTCAATCATGGCTCTTTCATTAGATATCCATTTTGTTGATGCACTTTTTGAAAACATGTCTGCATGGACAGGTAGTGGAATGACTTTTTTTGTAAACGTTGAAATCTTGCCTAAATCTATCTTATTCTTGAGAAGTTTGGAACAATGGATAGGTGGATTGGGAATCGTAATTATATTTATCGGAATTCTAATCAGATCAGGTACTGCAGCATCAAGATTATACAAATCAGAAGCAAGAGAGGAAAAAATCAAGCCAAACATTGCAAATACCTTAAGAAAGGCTTTAGAAATTTATCTAATCTATACCGCTGCAGGAATAATTCTTTTTATTTTAGCTGGCCTTCCAATATTTGATGCAGTAAACCTTACATTTACCAGCATTTCCACTGGAGGAATGTCAATCAAAAATGCGAATGTTGGATTCTATCAAAACAGCTTGGTTTACATTATCACTATGGCTTTAATGATTCTAGGTGCAACAAGCTTTTCCATCCATTATAAGATTGTCAAAACAAGAGGAAAATCTGTTTTGAAGGATGTTCAGTTCCAATTGCTTATTTGCTTGATTGTCATTGCAAGTGCATTTATTTTAATAACAAATAAAATGGCCCCTATAGAAGAATTGTTCACCATCGTTTCTGCAATTACAACTACCGGTGCAGATGTAGTTCCCCCATATGAACTTGCAAGATGGGGCAGTGCTTCCCTTATTGTTTTAATGGTTTTAATGCTCATCGGGGGTTCTTCAGGATCCACTGGAGGGGGTTTAAAGCTTATTAGGGTCATTACTGTGATTAAAGGAATGAACTTAACCGTAACTAACCTGGTTTCACCAGAAGGAAGGGTTGTAAGCACAAAAATTAGTGGAAAGAAAATAAATGAAAGGGAGATTAAAGAGGCATCAGCATATATCGTGACATTCCTGATATTCCTTGTATGCGGATGGATCATTATGACCCTCTATGGATATGACCCATTTACAGCATTATTTGACGTTATTTCCATACAAAGCAATAACGGTTTAAGTACAGGCATAGTCTTTGGTGGATTACCAACCCCTTTAAAATTAACCTTGATTTTCCTAATGTGGATTGGAAGATTGGAAATCATACCAGTTCTAGTGGTATTTAGAACAATCGCGGGATTAATAAACCCAGCAAGAAGATTTAAAAACATTAAGAAAAATGGTTCTGGTGAATAAAAAATCACCATTCCCTTACCCTTTAAAAGCCACCTTAAAAACACTCCTTTTATTATTGTTTTAATAGATAAAAACTAACATTACGAAAGATTTATAAATATAAATTGAGATATTAAAACAATATGTTAATTTTCATAAAAATTTTTGAAAATTACCACAAAATTAATGATTATAAATATTAGTGATTTTTAAGAAAATTATTGTAATTTTTATTCATTGAAAAAAAGTTTTTAGGTGTTTGTTATGTATATTGTGATTATGGGAGGAGGTCGTGTAGGGCTTTCCCTTGCAGACCGTTTAATCATTCATGGTTATGATGTAACAATTATTGAAAGCAATGATGACTTATGTGATCAAGCTTCAGAGGAATTGGATGCAATGGTCATTTGCGGTAATGGAACCGATACAAAAACATTGGAAGAAGCGAATATTGAAGAGGCAGATGTTTTTGTAGCAACTACTGGTAATGATGAATCAAACCTATTGTCCTGTATTCTTGTTAAGGAATACACTGATGGCAAAATCATTGCTAGAGTAAGTAACCCTGACCACGAAGAGGCATTTAAGAAAGTTGGAATTGATAAGGTAATCAGTCCTGAAAGAACTGCAGCCGGATTCCTCGAAAAAGTAATTACAAGGCCAAATGTAGCAGACTTAATGGCATTTGGTGCAGGTAATGCAGAGATTTTGGATATGACCATTCAAAACCCTAAGGTATTTGGAAAGAAAGTTTCGGAATTCTCTCCAACCAAGGATTACATTATCATCTCTAAAAACAAAGGCAATCACGAATTGGAAATTCCTCAACCTGATGACATATTAAGCAACGGTGACAAGATTTCAATTCTTGTTAAAAGAAATGCCTTTGAAAAAGCTGAAAAGAAATTTATGGGCACTGGAGGATTATTCAGATTTTAAATCCATAATCCCAAATTTTTTTATGAATGAAAATTTAATTCACAACTATTAAAACTAACTATTTTTTCAATAAAAAAGGAATAACATAATCATTATCTTATCCCCATCATCATGCAAGACATTTCAACATGCTGATTGGCATTTTTCACCCAAGGACCATGCCCTGGAAGCAAATATTCAGCATCCAACTCCTTCAAACGAAGCAAGGACTCCCTCATGTCATTTGGATCCCCACCAATATCCATACGGCCTACTCCACCATTTGAAAAAATGGTATCGCCACTAATGAGAATCTCACCATCATATAATGATATTCCCCCTTTGGTATGCCCAGGGGTATTAATGACTTCAAAATTAGCTATTTTATCTCCTTCTTCAAGTTCGATATCAACATCATGCCTTCTGACAATTGAACCGAATAATGATGAAACTGTCAATTCACTTTCTGGATCCCTAAGAGCAATAGCATCAATCTTATGGATAGCTATTTTTGCATTTGGGAAAAAGTCATTTCCGCCAACATGATCATAGTGACAATGAGT
This genomic window contains:
- a CDS encoding MBL fold metallo-hydrolase; its protein translation is MEKINNVYCIEGVMADSNSYLIDNTNSDTEYDYILVDAGTGQSNSNLFSKIKEIGIEPEDIDLIVNTHCHYDHVGGNDFFPNAKIAIHKIDAIALRDPESELTVSSLFGSIVRRHDVDIELEEGDKIANFEVINTPGHTKGGISLYDGEILISGDTIFSNGGVGRMDIGGDPNDMRESLLRLKELDAEYLLPGHGPWVKNANQHVEMSCMMMGIR
- a CDS encoding TrkH family potassium uptake protein, which gives rise to MKRKYITKADLLVVLHYLGYIMQGLGVVLLAPILVALIYGEYIKVSAFLIPCFISFFLGTAFTKKFSNYNKLRLKHGMLISSFAWLWASLIGASIMALSLDIHFVDALFENMSAWTGSGMTFFVNVEILPKSILFLRSLEQWIGGLGIVIIFIGILIRSGTAASRLYKSEAREEKIKPNIANTLRKALEIYLIYTAAGIILFILAGLPIFDAVNLTFTSISTGGMSIKNANVGFYQNSLVYIITMALMILGATSFSIHYKIVKTRGKSVLKDVQFQLLICLIVIASAFILITNKMAPIEELFTIVSAITTTGADVVPPYELARWGSASLIVLMVLMLIGGSSGSTGGGLKLIRVITVIKGMNLTVTNLVSPEGRVVSTKISGKKINEREIKEASAYIVTFLIFLVCGWIIMTLYGYDPFTALFDVISIQSNNGLSTGIVFGGLPTPLKLTLIFLMWIGRLEIIPVLVVFRTIAGLINPARRFKNIKKNGSGE
- a CDS encoding UPF0104 family protein, which gives rise to MKNKKVLIFLLFGLAIMGVMLYFIGIDEVIEALKLSNLWLVLLAIAIQIFTYFLYTWRWNIINKTANMNLGIKKSLPMVLVSLAVNNITPSGRGGGEPVRAYLLAKEGHFKFEDAFATVIADRALDTFPFVLLAILTIIGIIFTFSLDIKLIAFLVIMVTLITVGVILLLYVCINEAFGVKLTSWIIKIVSRFYKKFNESNEKRIIEAVKTFQARMNALLRDKSILYYALPLSFVIWIFEILRVYVVFLAFGAKVSPIIIGEVFILASFVGMVPLLPGGLGAVDGIMILFYANAGITASLSAAATVVERLISFWMTTFIGLIFLTMFGTSVLDKAFALAGSRNEDKEDTKSIEE
- a CDS encoding potassium channel family protein, whose protein sequence is MYIVIMGGGRVGLSLADRLIIHGYDVTIIESNDDLCDQASEELDAMVICGNGTDTKTLEEANIEEADVFVATTGNDESNLLSCILVKEYTDGKIIARVSNPDHEEAFKKVGIDKVISPERTAAGFLEKVITRPNVADLMAFGAGNAEILDMTIQNPKVFGKKVSEFSPTKDYIIISKNKGNHELEIPQPDDILSNGDKISILVKRNAFEKAEKKFMGTGGLFRF